Proteins co-encoded in one Cydia splendana chromosome 11, ilCydSple1.2, whole genome shotgun sequence genomic window:
- the LOC134795213 gene encoding uncharacterized protein LOC134795213, with amino-acid sequence MEEGLKTALRFTTGHLESLSVKAREILNIIPGSPTDEFLLEMEIVVSKLESSLSRIKAEMNNYFRMANQPDADEISRVSTIQLAAEEELCELQVRIRRARATSKEAAMPVSGKLPKLNLPEYHGDVLTWHQFWDQFVSLVDSRRLSDVDKFMYLNSAVKGEAKKLIEGLGTTNRNYTIAVNTLKERYGRVELVKDAHYSALSKIKPADSSTISCRNVLNEIETHLRVLSSLGEDDTHSYLRFVILEKFPEEIVYELKKRVQDDSVPEIRKELEKLISAKEDASRFISQTSERDQGRKRKFENNQERKFSTEPSGKKFKKSCIFCEAEHNSQDCNRYTTIKGRMDRLRTRCFRCIRKGHQRRMCREKRPCTHCGDRNHHLLLCPRLLPENTQTKTAEVQKKTAETSKIEKDSNGASGPTIPL; translated from the exons ATGGAAGAAGGCTTGAAAACCGCACTTCGGTTTACTACTGGACATTTAGAGAGTTTGTCTGTCAAGGCGAGGGAGATATTGAATATCATACCTGGTTCCCCTACGGACGAGTTTCTCCTGGAAATGGAAATTGTCGTCTCCAAGCTAGAAAGCAGCTTGAGTAGAATAAAAGCCGAAATGAATAACTACTTTAGGATGGCTAATCAGCCTGATGCCGATGAGATCTCCAGGGTTTCTACGATCCAGCTGGCAGCTGAAGAAGAGTTATGTGAGCTGCAAGTGAGGATCAGAAGAGCTCGAGCCACATCAAAAGAAGCTGCCATGCCTGTATCGGGAAAGCTACCTAAACTGAATCTACCGGAGTACCACGGTGACGTTCTAACCTGGCACCAGTTTTGGGATCAGTTTGTCTCCTTAGTTGATAGTAGAAGACTAAGTGATGTAGATAAGTTTATGTATCTCAATTCTGCCGTAAAAGGAGAAGCTAAGAAGCTGATCGAAGGGCTAGGAACCACCAACAGGAACTACACCATAGCTGTCAACACGTTGAAAGAAAGATACGGACGCGTGGAGCTTGTCAAAGATGCCCATTACTCTGCTTTGAGCAAAATTAAACCGGCCGACAGTTCCACTATCAGTTGCCGGAATGTTCTGAACGAGATAGAGACCCATCTTAGAGTGTTAAGTTCCTTAGGCGAAGACGACACGCACAGCTACCTTCGGTTTGTAATACTGGAAAAGTTCCCAGAAGAAATAGTCTATGAACTGAAGAAAAGAGTCCAGGACGATTCAGTTCCGGAAATAAGAAAGGAGCTAGAGAAGCTAATATCCGCCAAGGAAGACGCCAGTCGATTCATCTCCCAAACAAGTGAAA GAGACCAGGGACGGAAGAGGAAGTTTGAAAATAATCAAGAAAGAAAATTTTCAACGGAACCATCTGGAAAGAAGTTCAAGAAGTCATGCATCTTCTGTGAAGCAGAACATAACTCCCAAGATTGCAACAGATACACGACAATAAAAGGGAGAATGGATAGGCTTAGGACTCGTTGTTTTAGATGTATAAGAAAGGGGCACCAGAGGCGAATGTGCAGAGAAAAGAGACCCTGCACACACTGCGGAGACAGAAACCATCACTTGCTTCTGTGCCCAAGGCTACTGCCAGAAAATACGCAAACAAAGACAGCGGAAGTGCAGAAGAAAACAGCGGAAACATCTAAAATTGAGAAGGATAGCAACGGAGCCTCCGGGCCTACCATTCCTTTGTGA